The nucleotide window ACAGGAGGCCTCTCCACAGGCAGCTTCATCACAGTCTTCACAGTTAGTCTGTGGAAGCAGTCGGTATATATCCATTGCAGTGACTTGCATACTCATAACCTCCTATTCCAGCTCCGTTATCCAGTTGGATATGTCTGGTACATCAGTTGTAAGGTAATCCTTGGTAAAGGAGGAACCTATTTCGCTTAAGATCTGCACTGATTGTGGGTGCAGCATCATGAAGATGTCCACTCCACAGAGCATCATGGTTAAACCGGTGAAAATCTCCCAGATTGGTCCCCGGTAATCAGTGGGGCCCCATGCATCGTTTTTCATCCAGGCTTCCCTGGATCCCCAGGCATTGGTGGTTCCAGAGCTCATTGGCATCTGCAGATCTTTGTCTCCTTTAAGTGCTGCCAGCCTGGTTCTGGTGATGACATCAATGGAGAATTCTATACCGTAACCCAGTGCACAGGTGGTGGGGTCCATGACAATGTCCTTTTGAGTTAGCCCTTCTTTCATAAGGTATTTGTTCAGGGTTTTCTGCATGTTTATGTCGGTGATGGCCCAGCTTAAGACTGCGTGGTTGTAGTCCACTGCTGCTTTGGCCACCCTCTTGTAATCCAGGTCCAGGTTAGCTGAAGCCAGTAAGCAGCGTTCATCTTCTGCAGCAATGGCAGCAGCTTCAAGAACTACTGGATCCTTCTGGGGATCTCCAGATCCTCCGATAACCAGTGGCACATCCACAGCCTGCAGGACTTCTTCAATATCCTCAGCAGCCTGTCTTGGTGTTTTGTCCATAACTTTAGGTCCAGTTCCAATTAGGTGGATAGTTACCACATTAGCCCCAAAGTCCTTAACCGCTTTTTTGGCCCAGTCTCCAGGGTGTTCCATAACATCCGAGAAGTGTTCCCTTATAGGGCGTGGTAGCCCTGGCATGGGAATATCAAACACATCAAAGGTTACCACCGGAGGATTTGGTTGAGGTTCTTCAAAGCGGTAAAGAGCCTGTTGACCTCCCAGATATACTGGTTTTCTGCTTCCAGCTCCCAGTTGTACCTGGGCAACCTCACCCGGGTAATCTTTTATTGGAGGAACAAAATCAATGGCTTCCATTGTTTTAATGGTTTCCTGAACTGCAGCCTTTTGGGTTACTGCCTGCTGCACCACGCGTTGCATGGCAGGCATAAGCTGCAATTCCAGTTCCTCAAAATCCATTCTAAATTCGTTGATCTCTATATAGTCAGTTTTTTCCAGTAGTTTAAGAAGTTGCGACATTTTATCCATATACCCACGCCCTTACTTAACTTTAATACGGGATAATATCCCGGATACTGCCTTTACAGTATTAGATTCACTGGCAAGTTCCACCAGGGGCCTTCCCTCGATATCGTACTGGGTTACCTCATCATCTTCATAGATTACTCCTGCTATCTCCAAACCGGTTTCTTTAGCTTTTTCCATGATTTCATCTTCATTGTCAATGTTCACCCGGTTTAATACCAAGTATAACTCTTTGAAGTTGATATCCAATTCATCAGCTAGTTGCCCAATTCTTTGTGCAGTAAGCATTCCTCTTTTAGATTTATCAGTGACTACCAGCATCACGTCCACGTTTTGGGTGGTTCTGCGACTGAGGTGTTCCAGTCCAGCCTCGGTGTCAATGATGATCATATCATAATTGGATGATAGGTTCTCGATTATTCTTCGGAGCATGTTGTTTACTGCACAGTAGCATCCACTGCCTTCAGGTCTTCCCATAACCAGGAGATCAAAATTGGGAGTTTCAATGATGGACTCCATGATTTTGTAGTCCAGGATATCCCACTTGTTCATCCCTGTGGGTATTCTACCCTTGGCAGTGTCTTCTTTTAATTCTTCCCGAACATCTCCCACAGTTTTATGAACATCCACCCCTAATGCTTCAGGTAAATTGCTATCAGGGTCGGCATCAATTGCCAGAATATCCTTCTGGGTGCTGGACAGGTTTTTTATGAGAAGAGATGATATCAGGGTTTTCCCAGTTCCACCTTTACCACTTACTGCGATGATCACTTTATTGCTCCTTTAACTTTCAAATAATTCAATTTTCAATAATTCGCTTTAATATTATTTTAAACAATAACTAGGCTGTTTTTTATCTGGATAATCTATTTTTAGCCAGATAATTTCAGCCAGT belongs to uncultured Methanobacterium sp. and includes:
- the cdhD gene encoding CO dehydrogenase/acetyl-CoA synthase subunit delta, which gives rise to MDKMSQLLKLLEKTDYIEINEFRMDFEELELQLMPAMQRVVQQAVTQKAAVQETIKTMEAIDFVPPIKDYPGEVAQVQLGAGSRKPVYLGGQQALYRFEEPQPNPPVVTFDVFDIPMPGLPRPIREHFSDVMEHPGDWAKKAVKDFGANVVTIHLIGTGPKVMDKTPRQAAEDIEEVLQAVDVPLVIGGSGDPQKDPVVLEAAAIAAEDERCLLASANLDLDYKRVAKAAVDYNHAVLSWAITDINMQKTLNKYLMKEGLTQKDIVMDPTTCALGYGIEFSIDVITRTRLAALKGDKDLQMPMSSGTTNAWGSREAWMKNDAWGPTDYRGPIWEIFTGLTMMLCGVDIFMMLHPQSVQILSEIGSSFTKDYLTTDVPDISNWITELE
- a CDS encoding AAA family ATPase yields the protein MIIAVSGKGGTGKTLISSLLIKNLSSTQKDILAIDADPDSNLPEALGVDVHKTVGDVREELKEDTAKGRIPTGMNKWDILDYKIMESIIETPNFDLLVMGRPEGSGCYCAVNNMLRRIIENLSSNYDMIIIDTEAGLEHLSRRTTQNVDVMLVVTDKSKRGMLTAQRIGQLADELDINFKELYLVLNRVNIDNEDEIMEKAKETGLEIAGVIYEDDEVTQYDIEGRPLVELASESNTVKAVSGILSRIKVK